A part of Gossypium hirsutum isolate 1008001.06 chromosome A07, Gossypium_hirsutum_v2.1, whole genome shotgun sequence genomic DNA contains:
- the LOC107899373 gene encoding glutathione S-transferase F12-like (The RefSeq protein has 2 substitutions compared to this genomic sequence), translated as MVVKVYGPIKAACPQRVLACLLEKEVEFQIVDVDLEAGDHKKPDFLLRQPFGQVPAIEDGDFKLFESRAIIRYYAAKYEKQGTNLLGNSLEERAMVDQWLEVEAHNFNDLAYTLVFQLLILPRMGKQGDTALVLSCQQKLEKVLDIYEQRLSTTAYLAGDSFTLADLSHLPALRYLVDDVGMWHMVSQRKHVNAWRETISNRAAWKKLMKLANL; from the exons atggTAGTGAAAGTGTATGGTCCAATCAAGGCAGCTTGCCCTCAAAGGGTATTGGCATGCCTTCTTGAGAAAGAGGTTGAATTTCAGATCGTCGACGTCGATCTCGAAGCCGGCGATCATAAAAAACCCGATTTCCTCCTCCGTCAA CCGTTTGGACAAGTCCCAGCTATAGAGGATGGCGACTTCAAACTTTTTG AGTCTAGGGCAATCATAAGGTACTATGCAGCCAAATATGAAAAGCAAGGTACAAACCTACTTGGAAACTCATTGGAAGAACGAGCAATGGTGGATCAATGGCTAGAAGTAGAAGCCCACAACTTCAACGATTTGGCCTACACTTTGGTGTTTCAACTGTTGATCCTCCCACGAATGGGCAAGCAGGGTGATACGGCCTTAGTGCTCAGCTGCCAACAAAAGCTGGAAAAAGTGTTGGACATCTACGAGCAACGCTTGTCCACCACCGCCTATCTTGCTGGAGATTCATTCACCTTGGCCGACCTTAGCCATCTACCCGCTCTTCGATACTTGGTCGACGATGTTGGGATGTGGCACATGGTGTCTCAACGGAAGCATGTAAATGCATGGTGGGAGACCATTTCTAACCGAGCTGCTTGGAAGAAACTCATGAAGCTCGCTAATTATTGA